A window from Micromonospora profundi encodes these proteins:
- a CDS encoding LysR family transcriptional regulator, translating to MDVVAACRAFVAVSGHGSFTSGAAAAGIPQSVASRRIAALEEHFGARLFDRSSRAVRLTSFGQDMLPSARRLVDLADAMGDDAERARLRPLRVAVPEICPPRRLADLVVAARRQRIHLEVRPAGPSERARLCQTLEAGAGIVAVPEAGASWQVQLGLAARTPFPAPTVFLETLRSGRARTQARRRVLIQPEDDVAHLRDPLTRAGQSAGLVPAQVTVAPSLVDAAAAALGSPDLLLCSRQQAEDFGLHWCPLVGPRLLRGYDVAAGVREDLDQLSTVLYADIARCLGAPDVHPEPARAGTTGDSA from the coding sequence GTGGATGTCGTCGCCGCCTGCCGGGCCTTCGTGGCGGTCAGCGGCCACGGCAGCTTCACCTCCGGGGCCGCCGCGGCGGGTATTCCCCAGTCGGTCGCCAGTCGCCGCATCGCCGCACTGGAGGAGCATTTCGGGGCGCGGTTGTTCGACAGGTCGTCCCGCGCGGTGCGGCTGACGTCGTTCGGGCAGGACATGCTGCCGTCGGCCCGGCGCCTGGTCGACCTCGCCGATGCCATGGGCGACGACGCCGAGCGTGCGCGATTGCGTCCGCTGCGGGTCGCCGTACCCGAGATCTGCCCGCCGCGCCGCCTCGCCGATCTGGTGGTCGCGGCGCGGCGGCAGCGGATCCACCTGGAGGTACGGCCGGCCGGGCCGTCGGAGCGCGCCCGGCTCTGTCAGACCCTGGAGGCCGGTGCCGGGATCGTGGCGGTTCCCGAGGCGGGGGCGTCCTGGCAGGTGCAGCTCGGGCTGGCCGCCCGGACCCCTTTCCCGGCGCCGACGGTGTTCCTGGAGACGTTGCGCAGCGGCCGGGCCCGCACGCAGGCACGCAGGCGGGTCCTGATCCAACCCGAGGACGACGTCGCTCACCTGCGGGACCCGTTGACCCGTGCCGGCCAGTCGGCCGGCCTGGTGCCGGCCCAGGTGACGGTCGCCCCGTCCCTCGTGGACGCCGCGGCAGCGGCCCTCGGCTCCCCCGACCTGCTGCTCTGCTCCCGTCAACAGGCCGAGGACTTCGGATTGCACTGGTGCCCCCTCGTCGGCCCACGGCTCCTACGCGGCTACGACGTCGCCGCCGGCGTACGCGAGGACCTCGATCAGCTCAGCACGGTCCTGTACGCGGACATCGCCCGATGCCTCGGCGCGCCCGATGTGCACCCGGAGCCGGCCAGGGCCGGCACGACAGGAGATTCCGCGTGA
- a CDS encoding RidA family protein: MPVTRFSPDGLQPHTPYAHVAVATGSRHIHVSGQIARLGDGTAVAPGDLAGQVAQALRNTGRALAGADASFEDVVRLTFYVTDWAPEKIGPFMAGIESVVEELGLPWPLPPASLIGVDYLFEPDVLVELEATAIAQ, translated from the coding sequence ATGCCTGTCACCCGCTTCAGCCCCGACGGTCTTCAGCCGCACACGCCCTACGCTCACGTGGCGGTGGCTACCGGGTCGCGTCACATTCACGTGAGCGGTCAGATCGCACGCCTGGGCGACGGCACAGCCGTTGCTCCCGGCGACCTGGCCGGGCAGGTGGCGCAGGCGCTGCGCAACACCGGCCGGGCCCTCGCCGGAGCCGACGCCTCATTCGAGGACGTGGTCCGGTTGACCTTCTACGTGACCGACTGGGCACCCGAGAAGATCGGGCCGTTCATGGCCGGGATCGAGTCGGTCGTCGAGGAACTCGGCCTGCCCTGGCCCCTTCCGCCGGCGTCGCTGATCGGCGTGGACTACCTCTTCGAGCCCGACGTGCTCGTCGAACTGGAGGCGACCGCGATCGCGCAGTAA
- a CDS encoding MBL fold metallo-hydrolase, with the protein MSAELKVLSVGYAGERVAGTVTLIRDRDFIAVIDPGMVADRSMILDPLAAAGVDADEVTDVVFSHHHPDHTLNAALFQNARFHDFQATYQNDLWLPRQFADDSDFSRLSDAVRLVRTPGHTAQDVTTLIETDDGLVACTHLWWSEFGPLDDPFAVDRDVLRASRERVLAMNPTLIVPGHGLPFTPDTKTPF; encoded by the coding sequence GTGAGCGCCGAACTGAAGGTTCTGTCCGTCGGCTACGCGGGCGAGAGGGTCGCCGGGACCGTCACGCTGATCCGCGACCGCGACTTCATCGCCGTGATCGATCCCGGAATGGTGGCCGATCGCTCGATGATCCTCGACCCGCTCGCCGCGGCGGGAGTCGACGCCGACGAGGTGACGGACGTCGTGTTCAGTCACCACCACCCGGACCACACACTCAACGCGGCGCTGTTTCAGAACGCCCGCTTCCACGACTTCCAGGCGACCTACCAGAACGACCTGTGGTTACCTCGCCAGTTCGCTGACGACTCGGACTTCAGCAGGCTCTCCGACGCGGTACGCCTGGTGCGGACGCCCGGGCACACCGCCCAGGACGTCACCACGCTCATCGAGACCGATGATGGGCTGGTCGCGTGCACGCACCTCTGGTGGTCGGAATTCGGCCCGCTGGACGACCCGTTCGCCGTTGACCGCGACGTGTTGCGGGCCTCCCGGGAGCGGGTGCTGGCCATGAATCCGACGCTGATCGTGCCGGGCCACGGCCTGCCGTTCACGCCGGACACCAAGACACCTTTCTAG
- a CDS encoding winged helix-turn-helix transcriptional regulator, with the protein MRDTTPARASELRIDAPHRELLDQVLDKWSLSVLNELCERPSRFNELRRAVPAVTQKSLTATLRRLERNGIIERHVVATRPVAVEYRITPLGKTLRAPIDTLLEWADAYMPQIEHARTAFDAQID; encoded by the coding sequence ATGCGCGATACCACCCCCGCCCGGGCCAGCGAGCTACGTATCGACGCGCCTCACCGCGAGCTGCTCGACCAGGTGTTGGACAAGTGGTCGCTCAGCGTTCTCAACGAACTGTGCGAGCGCCCGAGCAGGTTCAACGAGCTGCGCCGGGCGGTTCCGGCGGTGACGCAGAAGTCGCTCACGGCGACGCTGCGACGACTCGAGCGCAACGGGATCATCGAGCGCCACGTCGTAGCTACCCGCCCGGTCGCCGTGGAGTACCGGATCACCCCGCTGGGGAAGACCCTGCGTGCACCGATCGACACCCTCCTCGAGTGGGCGGACGCGTACATGCCGCAGATCGAACACGCCCGCACGGCGTTCGACGCCCAGATCGACTAA
- a CDS encoding GDSL-type esterase/lipase family protein has protein sequence MMSTWITTPISTDLLHGALDVQRTARGLLPHRLPAWARAQYSDGQLAMVEAQPAGVHLAFRTRATAVELDTLPTRHAYIGLPGRPDGVYDLLVDGRLTDQASVTGGDLVTIDPANGTVERQSGPPGTVRFTGLPDGVKDVEIWLPHYETTELVALRTDAPVEPVPDRGRRVWLHHGSSISQGSNATSPTATWPAVVASLGGVDLLNLGFGGSALLDPFTARTMRDTRADLISVKIGINLVNADLMRLRAFTPAVHGFLDTIREGHPTTPLLVVSPIYCPIHEDTPGPGAFDLTALSTGQLRFRATGDPAERASGKLTLGVIRDELARITAQRAADDPNLHLLDGLDLYGPADFAELPLPDQLHPDTATHRRIGERFAKRVFSVDGPFAGPSS, from the coding sequence ATGATGTCCACCTGGATCACCACCCCGATCAGCACGGACCTCCTGCACGGCGCGCTCGACGTGCAGCGCACCGCCCGTGGGCTGCTTCCGCACAGGTTGCCCGCCTGGGCACGTGCCCAGTACTCCGACGGGCAGCTCGCCATGGTGGAGGCTCAACCCGCCGGCGTGCACCTGGCCTTCCGTACCCGTGCCACTGCCGTCGAGCTGGACACGCTGCCCACCCGGCACGCCTACATCGGCCTGCCGGGCCGCCCTGACGGTGTTTACGACCTGCTCGTCGACGGTCGGCTGACCGACCAGGCCAGCGTCACCGGCGGGGACCTGGTGACCATCGACCCGGCCAACGGGACCGTGGAGCGCCAGTCCGGTCCGCCCGGCACCGTCCGGTTCACCGGCCTGCCCGACGGGGTGAAGGACGTCGAGATCTGGCTGCCGCACTACGAGACCACCGAACTCGTCGCCCTGCGCACCGACGCCCCCGTCGAACCCGTACCCGACCGGGGGCGCCGGGTCTGGCTGCACCATGGCAGCTCCATCAGTCAGGGCTCCAACGCCACCAGCCCCACCGCCACCTGGCCCGCTGTCGTGGCGTCCCTCGGTGGCGTCGACCTGCTCAACCTCGGCTTCGGCGGCAGCGCGCTGCTCGACCCGTTCACCGCCCGCACCATGCGGGACACCCGAGCGGACCTCATCAGCGTGAAGATCGGCATCAACCTGGTGAACGCCGACCTGATGCGGCTGCGCGCCTTCACCCCGGCCGTGCACGGCTTCCTCGACACCATCCGGGAGGGCCATCCCACCACGCCGTTGCTTGTCGTCTCCCCGATCTACTGCCCCATCCACGAGGACACCCCCGGACCGGGCGCGTTCGACCTCACCGCACTCAGTACCGGACAGCTGCGCTTCCGAGCCACCGGCGACCCGGCGGAACGGGCGAGCGGCAAGCTCACGCTCGGTGTCATCCGCGACGAACTGGCGCGGATCACCGCCCAGCGGGCTGCCGACGACCCGAACCTGCACCTCCTCGACGGCCTCGACCTGTACGGCCCGGCCGACTTCGCCGAGCTGCCGTTGCCCGATCAACTCCATCCAGACACCGCCACCCACCGACGCATCGGCGAACGCTTCGCGAAGCGGGTGTTCAGCGTCGACGGTCCCTTCGCGGGCCCCAGCTCCTGA
- the bla gene encoding class A beta-lactamase, translated as MALATRRLVGALAVVSLAACGPADAAGQPTRTPAATASPSTAAADRDHEFRRLEERFDARLGVYAIDTGTGRTVQYRADERFAYASTFKALAAAEVLDETTDAELDRVVRYSADDLVTYSPITEQHVADGMTLRAIADAAVRYSDNTAGNLLLRQLGGPQKFEKELREIGDKVTDPERYETALNEAKPGDRRDTSTARALAGSLRAYAVGDALESADRDILNGWLRGNTTGDELIRAGVPDGWVVGDKTGSGGYGTRNDIAVIWPPDRAPIVLAVLSSRDEKDADYDNALIARATEVVIAAL; from the coding sequence ATGGCGCTTGCGACACGCCGTCTGGTGGGCGCGCTGGCAGTGGTGTCACTTGCCGCCTGCGGTCCCGCCGATGCTGCCGGGCAGCCGACGCGGACCCCTGCGGCAACGGCGAGCCCGTCCACCGCCGCCGCTGACCGGGACCACGAGTTCCGGCGGCTGGAGGAGAGATTCGACGCGCGGCTCGGGGTCTACGCGATCGACACCGGCACTGGCCGGACCGTGCAGTACCGGGCCGACGAGCGGTTCGCGTACGCCTCGACGTTCAAGGCGTTGGCCGCCGCCGAGGTCCTCGACGAGACCACCGACGCCGAGCTGGACAGGGTGGTGCGGTACTCGGCGGACGACCTGGTGACCTACTCGCCGATCACGGAGCAGCACGTCGCTGACGGCATGACGCTGCGCGCGATCGCCGACGCGGCCGTGCGCTACAGCGACAACACCGCCGGCAACCTGCTGTTGCGCCAGCTCGGCGGACCACAGAAGTTCGAGAAGGAACTGCGCGAGATCGGAGACAAGGTCACCGATCCGGAGCGCTACGAGACCGCGCTCAACGAGGCCAAGCCGGGTGACCGGCGGGACACCAGCACCGCGCGGGCCCTTGCCGGGTCCCTGCGGGCGTACGCGGTCGGCGATGCCCTCGAGTCGGCGGACCGCGACATCCTCAACGGCTGGCTGCGGGGCAACACCACGGGCGACGAGCTGATCCGCGCCGGTGTTCCCGACGGCTGGGTCGTCGGGGACAAGACCGGGTCCGGCGGCTACGGCACCCGCAACGACATCGCGGTGATCTGGCCGCCGGATCGGGCGCCGATCGTCCTCGCTGTGTTGTCCAGCCGTGACGAGAAGGACGCCGACTACGACAACGCGCTCATCGCGAGGGCAACTGAGGTCGTGATCGCCGCGTTGTGA
- a CDS encoding AAA family ATPase — protein MLSSESCVDRGIVVGGLFGRSAELAQIERFLESIRSRGDIWMLRGDAGIGKSAILAATGDVAADKGMRVLRASGSEFEAAISYSILHQLLLPLRAEIERLPPGLRDALTVALGLGPGPAPAALLVCNAALSLLAAAAKQAPIVLLVDDVQWADRPSAVALGFIARRVELSPIGVVVSSRTGTASHLDWRGLAELETLPLTREASGQLVDARFPGLPPHIRQSLLDLAQGNPLALVELAGTLMGSAAHDWEPTVVVPLTERLEQLYSRRIAELPHDTRCLLLIATFEGHGDLRVLRAITDLAHLAPAERAQLLTVDDAAARVTFRHPLIKSAVVASATHEERRLAHLAIADALAGDQERYVWHLAAATDGPDETVAALLEQSAPVILQRGDVLGAVAAMARAAEMSATRENRARRMVEAAYLGAEAGGAGNDLDMLLADARAVSPDSADSLRAATAAALLMLDGDGDLHAAIRLLGGAVEIGDHGWRGDDPAVEAAMQTLLQLCWYASDPESWTVYQRALSRLTDPSDVLAVGSAIIPDPVRTGAAARPALDALLATLTGEKDFGRVMRIGFAAFYLDRLGDIRDSSWRVLQYGREGGAPRLQVGALMYLCLDDYATGRWEEGRRLAEEGQQLCSTRVSQFLIFSFLYCRALLAAGRGDVGEAFELADEMTRWAQPRGVGIAMTIAYHPRVLAAAAQGDYESAYRYASAISPAGVLAPYVQVATSVMFDLVEAALRTGRTAEARAHADAMRAADVAAISPRMALIQCGVDALVLGDDAAVARLEEALAEPSAERWLFDASRIRLAFAESLRRRRAPSAARAHLLNARIGFAAMGAEPWLARTVHELRATGYRRGPAHRPPVALTAQELEIADLAAGGLTNKQIAERLYISHRTVSAHLHRIYPKLGITTRAGLRDALAGQESTDRHGSDG, from the coding sequence TTGCTGAGCAGCGAGAGCTGTGTCGATCGGGGCATTGTCGTGGGAGGCTTGTTCGGGCGGAGCGCCGAGCTGGCGCAGATCGAGCGCTTCCTCGAATCGATTCGCTCCCGCGGTGACATCTGGATGCTCCGGGGCGACGCCGGCATCGGCAAGTCCGCGATCCTCGCCGCCACTGGCGATGTTGCGGCTGACAAAGGCATGCGGGTGTTGCGGGCGTCCGGCTCGGAGTTCGAGGCGGCCATCAGCTACTCGATCCTCCACCAGCTGTTGTTGCCGCTGCGCGCCGAGATCGAGCGCCTTCCCCCCGGCCTCCGTGACGCGCTGACGGTTGCGCTGGGCCTCGGCCCCGGTCCGGCACCGGCCGCCCTGCTGGTCTGTAATGCCGCTCTGTCGTTGCTGGCGGCTGCCGCCAAGCAGGCGCCGATCGTCCTGCTGGTGGACGACGTCCAGTGGGCCGACCGTCCGAGCGCCGTCGCGTTGGGCTTCATCGCGAGACGGGTCGAGCTTTCCCCGATCGGCGTGGTGGTGTCATCCCGCACCGGCACCGCCAGCCATCTCGATTGGCGCGGCTTGGCCGAATTGGAGACACTGCCGCTCACCCGGGAGGCGTCCGGGCAACTGGTGGACGCCCGCTTCCCGGGGCTGCCTCCGCATATCCGACAGAGCCTGCTCGATCTGGCGCAGGGCAATCCGCTCGCGCTGGTCGAGTTGGCGGGGACGCTGATGGGCTCGGCAGCGCATGACTGGGAACCGACAGTTGTGGTGCCGCTGACCGAAAGGCTTGAGCAGCTGTACTCCAGGCGGATCGCCGAACTGCCGCATGACACCCGCTGCCTACTGCTGATCGCGACGTTCGAGGGCCACGGAGATCTTCGCGTCCTCCGCGCCATCACCGATCTCGCCCATCTCGCCCCAGCGGAGCGCGCGCAACTCCTAACCGTGGACGACGCGGCAGCCCGCGTCACGTTCCGTCATCCGTTGATCAAGTCGGCAGTCGTCGCATCGGCGACCCACGAGGAGCGGCGGCTGGCCCACCTCGCCATCGCCGACGCGCTCGCCGGCGATCAGGAACGGTACGTCTGGCACCTGGCCGCAGCCACCGACGGGCCGGACGAGACAGTGGCGGCACTGCTCGAGCAGTCGGCACCGGTAATCCTGCAACGCGGGGACGTACTGGGGGCTGTCGCCGCCATGGCACGGGCGGCCGAGATGAGCGCCACCAGGGAGAACCGGGCCCGGCGGATGGTCGAGGCCGCCTACCTCGGGGCCGAGGCGGGCGGCGCCGGGAACGACCTCGACATGCTGCTTGCCGATGCCCGTGCGGTCAGTCCGGACTCCGCTGATTCGCTGCGTGCGGCTACTGCGGCGGCGTTGTTGATGCTGGACGGCGACGGTGACCTGCACGCAGCGATCCGGCTGCTCGGCGGGGCTGTCGAGATCGGCGATCACGGCTGGCGAGGCGACGATCCGGCGGTGGAAGCAGCCATGCAGACATTGCTGCAGCTCTGCTGGTATGCGAGCGACCCCGAGAGCTGGACGGTGTACCAGCGCGCGTTGAGCCGGCTGACAGACCCGTCGGATGTTCTTGCGGTGGGGAGCGCGATCATCCCCGATCCGGTACGCACCGGCGCCGCCGCACGGCCCGCGCTCGATGCCCTGCTCGCCACCTTGACCGGCGAGAAGGATTTCGGTCGGGTCATGCGGATCGGTTTTGCTGCGTTCTACCTCGACCGGCTCGGGGACATCCGGGATTCGTCGTGGCGGGTGCTTCAGTACGGCCGCGAGGGCGGTGCGCCTCGGCTGCAGGTCGGTGCACTGATGTATCTGTGCCTGGACGACTACGCTACGGGCCGGTGGGAGGAGGGCAGGAGGCTGGCCGAGGAGGGACAGCAGCTCTGCTCCACGAGAGTGTCGCAGTTCCTGATCTTCAGCTTCCTGTACTGCCGAGCCCTCCTGGCCGCCGGTCGGGGGGACGTGGGCGAGGCTTTCGAGCTGGCGGACGAGATGACCCGGTGGGCACAGCCGCGTGGTGTCGGTATCGCGATGACCATCGCATACCACCCGCGCGTTCTGGCCGCCGCTGCCCAGGGCGATTACGAATCGGCTTACCGGTACGCCAGCGCGATCAGCCCGGCCGGCGTGCTGGCGCCGTACGTTCAGGTGGCGACGTCCGTGATGTTCGACCTGGTGGAAGCGGCGCTACGCACTGGCCGGACCGCCGAGGCGCGCGCACACGCCGACGCCATGCGAGCGGCTGATGTGGCGGCGATCTCGCCACGGATGGCGCTCATCCAGTGCGGGGTCGACGCCTTGGTCCTCGGTGACGATGCAGCCGTGGCGCGGCTGGAGGAGGCGTTGGCGGAGCCCAGTGCGGAACGCTGGCTGTTCGATGCGTCGCGCATCCGCCTCGCCTTCGCCGAAAGTCTCCGTCGACGCAGGGCACCTTCAGCAGCCCGAGCCCACCTACTCAACGCGCGGATCGGCTTCGCGGCGATGGGTGCCGAGCCGTGGCTCGCTCGTACCGTCCACGAACTGCGAGCCACCGGATATCGGCGCGGTCCTGCCCACCGGCCGCCGGTCGCCCTGACCGCTCAGGAACTCGAGATAGCCGATCTGGCGGCCGGCGGGCTGACCAATAAACAGATCGCGGAGCGCCTCTACATTTCGCACCGGACGGTGAGCGCCCACCTTCATCGGATCTACCCGAAGCTCGGCATCACGACGCGGGCCGGACTGCGTGACGCTCTTGCCGGGCAGGAATCCACGGACCGGCACGGCTCCGACGGGTGA
- a CDS encoding serine hydrolase: MSAVAVVRNAQDLLDEAGLRGAFLVRNLDTGEEIGFDADTPYPAASLAKVPLAVAVLERIARGELDPATPVDVPPGRITTPGPTGLSRFRHPARIAVDDLLYLSTSISDGVAADALFDLVPPAEVAAELRRLRIEGIAVRHRVGDLADTPAERFGPDDVHLAHSLAIGAGTPGQGHPVAQLDVTRANTGSARAYVDLLHALWRPSTIQEATADRVRALLGDNLHRQRLAPDFTSDASRWSSKTGTLLHLRHEIGVVDHADGQSYAVAALTASRVPAAAQPASEATMAQVARTLHDHLRTGTLPWWS, encoded by the coding sequence GTGAGCGCCGTCGCAGTCGTCCGCAACGCCCAGGACCTGCTCGACGAGGCGGGGTTGCGCGGCGCGTTCCTGGTCCGCAACCTCGACACCGGCGAGGAGATCGGCTTCGACGCGGACACCCCGTACCCGGCGGCGTCGCTGGCGAAGGTGCCGCTGGCGGTCGCCGTGCTCGAACGGATCGCGCGCGGGGAACTCGACCCGGCGACACCTGTCGACGTCCCGCCCGGTCGGATCACCACACCGGGCCCGACCGGGTTGAGCCGCTTCCGCCATCCCGCGCGGATCGCCGTGGACGACCTGCTCTACCTGAGCACCTCCATCAGCGACGGCGTCGCCGCCGATGCCCTGTTCGACCTCGTCCCGCCGGCTGAGGTCGCCGCCGAGCTGCGGCGACTGCGCATCGAGGGCATCGCCGTACGACACCGGGTCGGCGACCTCGCCGACACGCCTGCGGAGCGTTTCGGCCCCGACGACGTACACCTGGCCCATTCCCTCGCCATCGGCGCCGGGACCCCCGGACAGGGTCACCCGGTCGCCCAACTCGACGTCACCCGCGCCAACACCGGCTCGGCCCGGGCCTACGTCGACCTGCTGCACGCCCTCTGGCGCCCGTCGACGATCCAGGAAGCCACCGCCGATCGGGTACGTGCCCTGTTGGGCGACAACCTGCACCGGCAGCGGCTTGCCCCGGACTTCACCTCCGACGCGTCCCGCTGGTCGTCAAAGACCGGCACCCTGCTGCACCTGCGCCACGAGATAGGGGTGGTGGACCACGCCGACGGTCAGTCGTACGCTGTCGCCGCGCTCACCGCCTCCCGGGTGCCCGCCGCCGCCCAGCCAGCCAGCGAGGCGACGATGGCGCAGGTCGCCCGGACACTGCACGACCACCTCCGCACGGGCACCCTGCCCTGGTGGAGTTAG